A window from Drosophila nasuta strain 15112-1781.00 chromosome 3, ASM2355853v1, whole genome shotgun sequence encodes these proteins:
- the LOC132792439 gene encoding uncharacterized protein LOC132792439 isoform X2 — translation MDLRWLTMVQTNTTGPCYAEFQNVSLVLNIKVIVTYKMEKRYLKIYELVPELDLGRFTLKLDGLYKENEDLTQAVNRVYNENWIELWNDVEPTVISSYGRRGAELLDKIFATISYDDMFVRN, via the exons ATGGATTTGCGATGGCTTACAATGGTTCAGACAAACACTACGGGACCTTGCTACGCTGAGTTCCAGAATGTCTCACTAGTTCTCAATATAAAAGTGATTGTAACgtataaaatggaaaaacgTTATCTAAAGATTTACGAACTCGTGCCAGAATTGGATTTAGGCCG GTTCACTCTTAAATTAGATGGTCTTTATAAGGAGAACGAGGATTTAACACAGGCTGTCAATCGTGTGTACAATGAAAACTGGATTGAGCTTTGGAACGATGTAGAACCCACTGTAATTTCCAGTTATGGACGACGAGGAGCTGAGTTGTTGgataaaatatttgccactATTTCATATGACGATATGTTTGTACGTAACTAA
- the LOC132792439 gene encoding uncharacterized protein LOC132792439 isoform X1, protein MIHRSQYEMDLRWLTMVQTNTTGPCYAEFQNVSLVLNIKVIVTYKMEKRYLKIYELVPELDLGRFTLKLDGLYKENEDLTQAVNRVYNENWIELWNDVEPTVISSYGRRGAELLDKIFATISYDDMFVRN, encoded by the exons ATGATTCATAGATCTCAATATGAAATGGATTTGCGATGGCTTACAATGGTTCAGACAAACACTACGGGACCTTGCTACGCTGAGTTCCAGAATGTCTCACTAGTTCTCAATATAAAAGTGATTGTAACgtataaaatggaaaaacgTTATCTAAAGATTTACGAACTCGTGCCAGAATTGGATTTAGGCCG GTTCACTCTTAAATTAGATGGTCTTTATAAGGAGAACGAGGATTTAACACAGGCTGTCAATCGTGTGTACAATGAAAACTGGATTGAGCTTTGGAACGATGTAGAACCCACTGTAATTTCCAGTTATGGACGACGAGGAGCTGAGTTGTTGgataaaatatttgccactATTTCATATGACGATATGTTTGTACGTAACTAA